The Radiobacillus deserti genomic interval CTAGACTTGGTAAATATGATGGAAAAAAATTATATCGGATGGGCTAATATGTTTTCTTCCACACTTCTAAATACATCTGACCGCAAAGATGTAGCAAACGAGCTGGAGGATCGATTCTGTTCCACTGACCCGGCAATTACGCAAGCATTCGCTAATGCCTGTTTCTTTGCTGATAATCGTAAGGATTTACCTCTTGTAACAGTGCCATCTCATATTCTACAATGTTCCGAGGACGTTATTGCTCCTAGAAACGTAGGAGAGTACTTAATAGAGCATTTACCAAATAGCACGATATCTTTTATGAATGCGGTTGGTCACTGCCCACACATGACAGATCCAGAGGAAACCGTTTCTGTTATACGCGCATATTTATGTGGTAAAACTAAGAATGATCGACAATATTTAGGTGAACCCAATAATGGATGAACAACTAAACAAGGCCCCTTGTGGGTTTATGACTTTATCGAAAAACGGAAATGTTCTGTCAGTGAATGAGATGCTCATGAAAATTTTGGATTACCCATCTCAAAAAGAAGTGATTATAGGGACACATATTCATACCATTCTCCCCAACTCATCACGGCTGTTTTTTCAACTTTACTTTATGCCTCTCATTATGGCTAAACATTTCATAGAAGAAATGCACCTAACGCTAATTTCTTATAGTGGAGAAGAGATTCCTGTATTACTAAATGCAGCTCTCGACAAAAAAAACCAAACTATATCTTGCATATTTTTTCCTACACGGAAGCGAAATAAGTTAGAAGATGAATTGCTTCATGCTAAACAAAAAGCAGAAATAGCCTATGAGAAAGAAAATAAAGCATTAATTGAATTAAAAGGAGCACTTCAATCACTTGAGGATAAGCAGAAAGAACTTGAAAAGTTAAATGAACAAAACCACACCTATAAAGTAAACACAGAAAAGGAATTGAAACTTGCTAAAAAGATTCAAGAAACAGCCCTAACCAGAGATATTACAAATGAAAGAATTGAAATCTTATCCTTTTACCGTGCATCCCACGAGTTATCAGGTGATATCTTTGGGGTCTACAACATTACCCCGTATAAGTACGGTGTCATTTTATTAGATGTAATGGGACACGGAATATCATCTGCATTAATAACCATGTCCTTACAATCCCTTTTTCACCGATTAATCTCTGAAGGGGTAGCCGCTGAACTGGTCATGCAAGAGTTAGATCAACATTTGCACAATCTGTTTTACAACAATCAAAGTGCCTGGCATTATTGCACAGCCATCTATCTACTTATTGATACAAAAAGAAAGACGATAGAGTATATAAACGGAGGACATACTCCTGCTCTATTCCAAGACTTAAAAGGGGAGCAAAAGGAATTGCATTCATCCAGCCCTCCTTTAGGCATGTTCGAGGGTATTGAGTTTACACCCACTAGACTAAGTTATAAGAACGGGTCTAGATTACTTCTTTATACAGATGGAGTCTCGGAACCTTTAGGGACCCATAACCTAAGCGCTGTGTTGCGGAAATATTCTACATCTCCACTATCTACAACAAAGCAACAAATTGTTTCATCTCTCTTAAACATAGATGTAGATGCCAACAAAAATGATGATCAATGCTTTCTGCTGATTGATTTAAAATAATGGCTCGCCTACTTATTTGGTTGCATGTGATCTTGTATTTATCGAGATTTGCGTTTCTTGCTGGATGACCTTCCCTATTATATGGATTCATATCATGTACACCAAAATTTTTCCCTAAATCTATTTTCTTAATTGCTATTTTGCTAACATGCTGTTAATATTAAAATCAAGATTTGGGAAGCTAATATTCAAACATATTTGAGTCTTTCCAAGCAGATAATTTTTGACCACTTTCCTTAAGGGGAGTTAAGGCAACGGTTCGCCGGGTCAAATGCCGATTGGCAACTTTAGTTGCCTTATTGATTGAGTTAAAAGCTCAAATTTTATAAGTTGGTTACTTTACAACCAGTGCATAAGCACACAACTTGTGAAACGGTCAATAAGAGTGGTAAAAGTAATTATTTGCTATTTAGACTCTGAGT includes:
- a CDS encoding alpha/beta fold hydrolase codes for the protein MSNQSIITRNNVQIRGKGKQPIIFASGFGCDQTVWNHVSDSFEEDYQIILFDYVGLGKSDLSAFNSTKYSHLSGYVQDVLDICSTLEVKNAIFVGHSVSGMIGVLASLQKPEYFSDLIMIGPSPRYLNDPPEYYGGFEKQDLLDLVNMMEKNYIGWANMFSSTLLNTSDRKDVANELEDRFCSTDPAITQAFANACFFADNRKDLPLVTVPSHILQCSEDVIAPRNVGEYLIEHLPNSTISFMNAVGHCPHMTDPEETVSVIRAYLCGKTKNDRQYLGEPNNG
- a CDS encoding SpoIIE family protein phosphatase; this encodes MDEQLNKAPCGFMTLSKNGNVLSVNEMLMKILDYPSQKEVIIGTHIHTILPNSSRLFFQLYFMPLIMAKHFIEEMHLTLISYSGEEIPVLLNAALDKKNQTISCIFFPTRKRNKLEDELLHAKQKAEIAYEKENKALIELKGALQSLEDKQKELEKLNEQNHTYKVNTEKELKLAKKIQETALTRDITNERIEILSFYRASHELSGDIFGVYNITPYKYGVILLDVMGHGISSALITMSLQSLFHRLISEGVAAELVMQELDQHLHNLFYNNQSAWHYCTAIYLLIDTKRKTIEYINGGHTPALFQDLKGEQKELHSSSPPLGMFEGIEFTPTRLSYKNGSRLLLYTDGVSEPLGTHNLSAVLRKYSTSPLSTTKQQIVSSLLNIDVDANKNDDQCFLLIDLK